GGCCGGGAGATCCCGGCCCTATTGCTTTTGTATTTGAAAAACGGATGTTGTAGCATTCGGTTCAATAAAGCGAAGACCTGTATCCCACCTCTATTGAATCCGTAAGCCGACATCATCCCCGGAAGCCACCATATCCGTAACATTTGTTTGCACGATACCGTCCGGTCCTGCCGAGAGAATCCATACCGGTGGTTTTGGATTTGCTCCCGAAACAAAGGCATCTGCATTCGTAATATATGCATTTCCCCAGGGGTCGGCATTCACCGCCGCCAAATAGGGACCTTTCCAGGTATTCGGCCAGCAAGGCACATCATCCGTATTCAAGCGCAAATCGAAGGATAAGGGAGTCGCACCGTTCCAACCACCGGCCAAGGCTGGCACGTTTCCGGCGCCAGTCAGCAAAGTCACTGTTGATTGGCAAGAACTGCTGACCGGCCATTGCCCGGTATCTTTTCGCAAGATTATCACTGCATTTGAAATGGAACGAACGTCTGCCGAAGCCCTGGCTATTTTTGATTCGTCGATCTCCTTGAAGATCAGGGGAACAAGTATACCGGCGAGCACGGCAATGATGCCTGCGACTACGATCACTTCGAT
This is a stretch of genomic DNA from Nitrospirota bacterium. It encodes these proteins:
- a CDS encoding type II secretion system protein GspG, with protein sequence IEVIVVAGIIAVLAGILVPLIFKEIDESKIARASADVRSISNAVIILRKDTGQWPVSSSCQSTVTLLTGAGNVPALAGGWNGATPLSFDLRLNTDDVPCWPNTWKGPYLAAVNADPWGNAYITNADAFVSGANPKPPVWILSAGPDGIVQTNVTDMVASGDDVGLRIQ